In one window of Cytophagaceae bacterium ABcell3 DNA:
- the hemE gene encoding uroporphyrinogen decarboxylase: MQYKNDLILRAAKGMKTERPPVWLMRQAGRILPEYRAVRASVSGFKELATTPHLAAEVTVQPVDILGVDAAIIFSDILVVPEAMGLTYEMYEKKGPVFPEVVKNAADIDKLLGVEASDELEYVYEAIRLTKKELDGRVPLLGFAGAPWTILAYMVEGSGSKTFSKARRMLYEEPELSHKLLKKITEVTIDYLKKQVEAGADMIQIFDSWAGILPPYHYREFSLSYISDICNAIRNVPVTVFAKGAFFAREDMGRLNCETIGLDWNMGIKESRKLIGEHKTLQGNLDPCLLYSSFSEIKRFTVQMLESFGNHRHIANLGHGVYPDTDKDKVKCFVDTVKEFRL; encoded by the coding sequence ATGCAATATAAAAATGACCTTATATTACGCGCCGCTAAAGGAATGAAAACCGAAAGGCCCCCTGTATGGCTTATGCGGCAGGCAGGAAGAATCCTGCCAGAATACAGAGCTGTTAGAGCAAGTGTTAGCGGGTTCAAAGAACTGGCTACTACCCCTCATTTAGCTGCCGAAGTTACAGTACAACCGGTAGATATTTTAGGTGTAGATGCTGCTATTATTTTTTCAGACATACTTGTTGTGCCAGAAGCAATGGGATTGACTTATGAGATGTATGAAAAAAAAGGGCCTGTATTTCCTGAAGTGGTTAAAAATGCCGCTGATATAGACAAGCTCTTGGGTGTTGAAGCTTCTGATGAACTGGAATATGTTTATGAAGCAATTAGGCTTACCAAAAAGGAATTAGACGGCAGGGTGCCTTTGTTGGGTTTTGCCGGTGCTCCTTGGACGATACTTGCTTATATGGTAGAAGGTAGTGGCTCTAAAACTTTTTCTAAAGCACGGAGAATGCTTTATGAAGAGCCTGAGTTGTCTCATAAATTGCTTAAGAAAATTACCGAAGTAACCATAGATTATCTTAAGAAGCAGGTTGAAGCAGGTGCCGATATGATTCAGATTTTTGATTCTTGGGCAGGTATTTTACCTCCATATCATTATCGTGAGTTTTCATTAAGCTACATTTCTGATATATGTAATGCTATCCGTAATGTGCCTGTTACCGTTTTTGCAAAAGGTGCTTTTTTTGCCAGAGAAGATATGGGAAGGCTTAACTGCGAGACCATCGGACTTGACTGGAATATGGGAATTAAAGAGTCCCGGAAACTTATAGGAGAACACAAAACTTTGCAAGGAAACTTAGACCCTTGTTTGTTATACTCTTCTTTTTCTGAAATTAAGCGCTTTACAGTACAGATGCTTGAGTCGTTTGGAAATCACAGGCATATTGCCAACCTTGGGCATGGTGTATATCCTGATACCGACAAGGATAAGGTGAAATGCTTCGTGGACACCGTAAAGGAATTTAGGCTTTAG
- the ltrA gene encoding group II intron reverse transcriptase/maturase, producing the protein MKGRKQNIFEEKTCPQKNRTASEGYVGGQTFMWITENNLTDTNRLGYGLLEFVLSPSNLNAAYKQVKRNKGAGGVDEMEVESLKGYLVANKDELVTSILQGKYRPNPVRRVEIPKDNGQKRQLGIPTVVDRVIQQAIAQSLIPLYEPQFSDHSYGFRPKRNAHQALEKCRSYITEGYVYAVDLDLEKFFDKVNHSKLIEVLSRTIKDGRVVSLIHKYLNAGVQVGGSFETSEMGVPQGGPLSPLLSNIMLNELDGELERRGHKFVRYADDMVIWCRSKRSAERVKRSLICFIEDKLFLKVNKEKSQTVPISKVKFLGYSFYKTKGVGRLRIHPKSVLKMKVKLKELTSRSNGWGNARRKEKLRQYIVGWVGYFKLADMQSLLLRIDEWYRRRIRMVIWKQWKRVKTKLRNLVKLGVNKFKALEWANTRKGYWHIANSFILNTTITIDRLRQAGYIFLSDYYQKVRVKT; encoded by the coding sequence ATGAAAGGAAGAAAGCAGAATATCTTTGAAGAAAAGACCTGCCCACAAAAGAATAGGACGGCATCCGAAGGATATGTGGGAGGGCAGACTTTCATGTGGATAACTGAAAACAACCTCACGGATACTAATCGATTAGGGTATGGACTGTTAGAGTTTGTTCTGTCGCCATCCAACCTGAACGCAGCCTATAAACAGGTAAAGCGCAACAAAGGAGCAGGAGGTGTTGATGAGATGGAAGTCGAATCCCTCAAAGGTTATCTTGTCGCAAACAAGGACGAACTGGTAACATCCATATTGCAGGGCAAGTACCGCCCCAATCCTGTCCGCAGGGTAGAAATACCTAAGGACAACGGACAAAAGCGACAATTGGGCATACCCACGGTAGTGGACAGAGTAATTCAACAAGCAATTGCCCAGTCACTTATCCCCCTCTACGAACCCCAATTCAGCGACCACAGTTATGGGTTTAGGCCAAAGCGCAACGCCCACCAGGCTCTAGAAAAGTGTAGAAGCTATATCACAGAGGGCTACGTTTACGCAGTCGATTTGGACTTGGAGAAGTTCTTCGATAAGGTGAACCATAGCAAACTGATAGAAGTACTTTCGCGCACAATCAAGGACGGACGGGTAGTATCGCTGATACACAAATACCTGAACGCCGGAGTGCAGGTAGGGGGAAGCTTTGAGACCAGTGAAATGGGAGTGCCTCAAGGAGGCCCTCTAAGCCCCTTGTTGAGTAATATTATGCTCAATGAGCTGGACGGTGAGCTGGAACGAAGGGGGCACAAGTTTGTACGTTACGCAGATGACATGGTTATCTGGTGCAGGAGCAAGCGAAGTGCAGAACGTGTAAAGAGGTCGCTAATCTGCTTCATAGAAGATAAGCTGTTCCTGAAAGTGAACAAGGAGAAAAGCCAAACCGTTCCTATATCCAAGGTCAAATTCCTTGGCTATTCGTTTTATAAAACGAAGGGGGTAGGTCGGTTGCGTATACACCCAAAAAGTGTATTGAAGATGAAAGTGAAACTAAAAGAACTGACATCACGCAGCAACGGCTGGGGAAATGCACGTAGGAAGGAAAAGCTTCGCCAATACATTGTCGGCTGGGTGGGCTACTTTAAACTGGCAGATATGCAAAGCCTGTTACTAAGGATAGATGAATGGTACAGGAGGAGAATCAGAATGGTTATCTGGAAACAGTGGAAACGGGTGAAAACCAAACTGAGGAATCTTGTTAAGCTTGGTGTTAATAAATTCAAAGCTTTAGAGTGGGCAAACACGAGGAAAGGCTATTGGCATATAGCCAATAGCTTTATCCTTAATACCACTATCACCATAGATAGACTTAGACAGGCAGGCTATATATTCCTGTCAGACTACTACCAAAAGGTTAGGGTCAAAACTTAA
- a CDS encoding potassium transporter TrkG, which produces MANWKENLNTQLYESKRDVYYILRVFSVIISVIAFALTMTRYGFYLSEDEVSLIHTAWIILLLCFLFAYLFRILYSFHRRDFLRRTWFEGSLMLTNLAYFILLLLGFNLIDKGLESYVALFIIFLSVFEFVKISPRINLIKIQPTTIFIASFLLLITVGTCILMLPTVTTVEGSMPFIDALFTAVSASCVTGLIVVDTGTYFTLKGHILLLILFQLGGLSIISFATFFSTLFPKSVGIKHQSIIKNIYSSESLVSAQKLFKQIVLITIFIEALITAAIFFTWGPEVEFKGTGQKIFYSLFHAVAAFCNSGFSLYTDGLYTEFIRDAYILHIVIALAIIFGGIGFPVIQDVLSIKKMRERLKYPWKDWTTGSKVAIYTSIALLIFGTATVWLIESNNTLKEMNLMQAFIASFFQSVTARSAGFNTIDTSALQVQTHLILIFLMFVGASPASTGGGIKTTTFLLIVVSSLATIKESTHIEIGKRTIPNELISKAFSLFTFAVAFNFIGILVLSFTEQGASLMTVIFEQISAFTTTGLSAGLTPELTPPGKLMIIISMFSGRVGILTVALALSRKVSTTSYRYPDTHIMIG; this is translated from the coding sequence ATGGCAAACTGGAAAGAAAATCTAAATACCCAACTATACGAAAGCAAAAGGGACGTTTACTACATCCTGAGAGTATTCAGCGTAATTATCTCTGTCATCGCATTTGCTTTGACCATGACACGCTATGGTTTTTATCTCTCTGAAGACGAGGTAAGTCTTATACATACGGCTTGGATTATTTTATTGCTATGCTTCCTATTTGCATACCTCTTCCGAATACTATACTCTTTTCACCGACGGGATTTTTTACGAAGAACCTGGTTTGAGGGATCGCTCATGTTGACAAACCTCGCCTATTTTATACTTCTCTTACTTGGCTTCAATTTGATAGACAAAGGTTTAGAAAGCTATGTAGCACTGTTTATTATATTTTTATCTGTATTTGAGTTTGTAAAAATCAGTCCAAGGATTAACCTGATAAAAATACAGCCTACTACCATATTCATTGCCAGTTTCTTATTGCTGATTACGGTAGGGACTTGTATTCTGATGTTGCCTACGGTTACCACCGTCGAAGGGAGCATGCCATTTATAGACGCCCTTTTTACCGCAGTAAGTGCCAGTTGCGTAACGGGTCTTATTGTAGTAGATACAGGAACTTACTTTACGTTAAAAGGCCATATTCTATTACTGATATTGTTTCAGTTAGGAGGACTAAGTATTATTTCCTTTGCGACTTTTTTTAGTACCCTCTTTCCCAAAAGTGTTGGCATTAAACATCAGTCAATCATCAAAAACATCTATAGCAGTGAGTCTCTCGTATCTGCCCAAAAGTTATTTAAGCAGATTGTTTTGATTACAATCTTTATAGAAGCTTTAATTACAGCAGCTATTTTTTTCACATGGGGGCCAGAAGTAGAGTTTAAAGGAACAGGGCAAAAAATATTCTATTCGTTGTTTCATGCAGTAGCCGCTTTTTGCAATTCAGGTTTTAGCCTATATACCGATGGTTTATATACGGAATTTATAAGAGATGCCTACATATTGCACATAGTAATAGCCTTAGCTATTATTTTTGGAGGTATTGGTTTTCCGGTTATCCAAGATGTCCTTTCCATTAAGAAAATGAGGGAAAGGCTAAAATACCCATGGAAAGACTGGACAACAGGCTCAAAAGTAGCCATTTATACATCCATTGCACTATTGATTTTTGGAACAGCTACCGTTTGGTTGATAGAATCAAACAATACCCTTAAAGAAATGAACCTAATGCAGGCTTTCATAGCCTCTTTTTTTCAATCAGTCACGGCTAGGAGTGCAGGGTTCAATACCATTGACACCTCTGCCTTACAGGTTCAAACACATCTGATTCTTATATTTTTAATGTTCGTAGGAGCATCGCCCGCCTCGACAGGTGGAGGTATAAAAACTACTACATTTCTACTAATCGTAGTTTCGTCTTTAGCTACTATTAAAGAAAGTACCCACATAGAAATAGGCAAGCGAACCATACCAAACGAACTAATATCCAAGGCTTTTTCTCTATTTACTTTTGCAGTGGCATTTAATTTCATAGGAATCCTTGTCCTATCTTTTACAGAACAAGGAGCCAGCCTTATGACGGTTATATTTGAGCAGATTTCGGCTTTTACAACTACAGGGCTCAGTGCAGGACTTACCCCAGAATTAACACCCCCTGGCAAACTAATGATTATTATTTCCATGTTTTCAGGAAGGGTGGGAATTTTAACAGTTGCCCTAGCTTTGAGCAGAAAGGTAAGCACTACCTCCTACCGATACCCAGACACTCATATAATGATAGGATAA
- a CDS encoding bifunctional ADP-heptose synthase, which produces MPGKTTVNIPDTIDGVFRAFEGLKVLIIGDVMIDSYLWGKVDRISPEAPVPIVNVQQKDKRLGGAANVALNIQALGATPLLCTVIGNDPDGDDFVSILQKNGISDKGVIRSAQRITSIKHRIISGSQHMLRVDSEMDTPLSNSDEDLVLHQIEKLASVADVIIFQDYDKGVITEKVIRESVKSAQKLNIPTVTDPKKRNFLSYNQVSLFKPNRKELKEGLKLDSPLSEIKEVEEAVLQLKKQLNTETVLITLSEKGIFIDSENQKHWIPAHLREICDVSGAGDTVISVAALCKALQLPPHALASLSNLAGGIVCEQVGVVPVNKEKFVKEAQKLQLF; this is translated from the coding sequence ATGCCTGGCAAAACTACAGTAAATATACCTGATACAATTGACGGGGTCTTCAGAGCTTTTGAAGGATTAAAAGTCCTGATCATTGGAGATGTTATGATCGACTCGTACCTGTGGGGAAAAGTCGATAGGATTTCTCCTGAAGCTCCTGTGCCTATCGTCAATGTTCAACAAAAGGACAAAAGATTAGGGGGTGCTGCCAATGTTGCGCTGAATATTCAGGCACTTGGGGCTACCCCCCTTCTTTGTACTGTCATAGGAAATGACCCTGACGGAGATGATTTTGTATCAATTCTCCAAAAAAATGGCATTTCTGACAAGGGTGTCATAAGAAGTGCTCAACGAATCACTTCTATCAAACACAGAATTATCTCAGGCTCTCAGCACATGCTACGGGTAGATTCTGAAATGGACACTCCATTGTCAAACAGCGATGAAGACTTAGTGCTTCACCAAATTGAAAAGCTGGCAAGTGTTGCAGATGTGATCATCTTTCAAGACTATGACAAAGGTGTAATTACCGAGAAGGTCATTAGGGAAAGTGTCAAATCCGCACAAAAACTCAATATACCGACAGTTACAGACCCTAAGAAGCGAAACTTCTTAAGCTATAACCAGGTATCGCTCTTCAAGCCTAACAGAAAAGAGCTAAAAGAAGGCCTCAAGCTCGATTCGCCCCTTTCAGAAATTAAGGAAGTAGAAGAAGCTGTCCTTCAACTCAAGAAACAGTTAAACACGGAAACTGTACTCATAACATTATCGGAGAAAGGTATTTTTATAGATTCAGAAAACCAAAAACATTGGATCCCTGCACATTTAAGAGAAATATGTGATGTTTCAGGTGCCGGAGATACTGTTATAAGTGTAGCGGCATTGTGCAAAGCGCTGCAACTTCCACCCCATGCTTTAGCCTCTCTTTCCAATTTGGCAGGAGGTATTGTGTGTGAACAAGTCGGTGTGGTACCTGTCAATAAAGAAAAGTTTGTAAAAGAAGCACAAAAACTTCAGCTCTTTTAG
- a CDS encoding pyridoxal phosphate-dependent aminotransferase, whose protein sequence is MTTITDQNMLSARLNALSESETLAMTKKARELAAQGHSVISLSVGEPDFQTPQHIKDAAKKAIDDGYTFYSPVPGYPELRKAIAEKLQKDNNLDWAAENIVVSTGAKQSIANVLLSIIDPGDEVIILAPYWVSYIEMVKLAEGTPVVVTGTIEADFKATAKQIEEAITDKTKAILFSTPSNPTGSVFSEQELRAIGEVVAKNERITVIADEIYEYINFEGTHFSIGSIPSIKERVVTVNGFSKGYAMTGWRVGYIGAPKWIAAACDKIQGQVTSGTCSIAQKAAFAGITGDLGFAKDMADAYKRRRDLVISLLKEIPGVKINVPQGAFYIFPDISEYIGKSYNGTKIEKASDLAMFILNEAHVSCVGGDAFGAPKNLRISFAASDDNLKEAMRRIKECLAKLQ, encoded by the coding sequence ATGACAACAATTACCGATCAAAACATGCTTTCTGCAAGACTGAATGCGCTCTCTGAATCAGAGACACTTGCCATGACAAAAAAGGCAAGAGAATTAGCTGCTCAGGGACACAGTGTAATAAGCCTGAGTGTGGGTGAGCCTGACTTCCAGACTCCTCAGCACATAAAGGACGCTGCCAAGAAAGCCATAGATGACGGTTACACTTTTTACTCTCCTGTTCCAGGATATCCTGAATTAAGAAAAGCTATTGCTGAGAAACTTCAGAAAGACAATAACCTGGACTGGGCTGCAGAAAACATCGTTGTATCTACTGGTGCTAAGCAATCAATAGCCAATGTCTTACTAAGTATCATAGACCCAGGTGATGAAGTAATCATCCTTGCGCCTTATTGGGTAAGCTATATTGAAATGGTGAAACTTGCAGAAGGTACTCCTGTCGTCGTAACCGGCACTATCGAAGCTGACTTCAAAGCCACTGCAAAGCAAATTGAAGAAGCTATTACAGATAAAACAAAAGCAATCCTTTTCTCAACGCCTAGCAATCCTACAGGATCTGTCTTTAGCGAACAAGAGTTAAGGGCTATTGGCGAAGTGGTAGCAAAAAATGAAAGGATTACTGTTATCGCTGACGAAATATACGAATATATCAATTTTGAAGGTACACACTTCAGTATAGGCAGCATTCCTTCTATTAAAGAAAGAGTTGTCACTGTCAATGGATTCTCTAAAGGTTATGCTATGACCGGATGGAGAGTTGGATATATAGGAGCTCCTAAATGGATAGCTGCTGCTTGTGACAAAATACAAGGGCAGGTAACTTCAGGCACATGCTCTATTGCACAAAAAGCTGCTTTTGCAGGCATCACTGGCGATCTAGGTTTTGCAAAAGATATGGCCGATGCTTACAAAAGAAGAAGAGACTTGGTTATTTCTCTATTAAAAGAAATTCCTGGTGTAAAAATAAATGTACCTCAAGGTGCTTTTTACATATTCCCTGATATCAGCGAATACATAGGCAAGAGCTACAATGGTACTAAAATTGAAAAAGCTAGCGATTTGGCTATGTTCATCCTCAATGAAGCCCATGTTTCATGTGTAGGTGGTGATGCTTTTGGTGCGCCTAAAAACTTAAGGATTTCTTTTGCCGCTTCTGATGATAACCTTAAAGAAGCAATGAGAAGAATTAAAGAATGCCTGGCAAAACTACAGTAA
- a CDS encoding glycosyltransferase, whose protein sequence is MKKLSIVIVNYNVRHFLEQTLHSVFNALHNIDAEVFVVDNNSVDGSVDMVRKLFPQVKLIANKHNSGFSKANNQAIRQATGEYILLLNPDTIVQEDTFRKCIDFMDAHPEGGGLGVKMLDGQGRFLPESKRGLPSPEVAFYKIFGLAALFPKSKRFGKYHLGYLDENQTHEVDILSGAYMFLRKETLDKIGLLEEEYFMYGEDIDLSWRIILGGYKNYYFPETRIIHYKGESTKKTSINYVFIFYKAMIIFASKYFSSRNAKLFSFLIHSAIYFRASLSIIKRFIDKTIIPIADFTVTLGGFYLLKNFWEINYKQQPNYFPEELMLYAAPLYCLIWQGSTYFTGGYKRGSSLFKIFQGVIIGTIIISAFSNFFDSYRFSRALILLGSVWGFAAMAGIRMLAHYKTYRNFRIGETGKNILLIGSETESIRIIERIKETRPAWNITGFISPGPEDVKNDLCLGTVQQIEEIIDIHKINEILFCSKDLPAHQIIELMSGIDVRNLQFKIIPGESNYIIGSSSRDTQGDFFTLNLELNISSKVNLRKKRFLDLGISCVLLVFSPIIMWFFNKPLKFIGNIFSVFSGKYSWVGYEGTGDRTLPTIKKGIISPASVLPPHKRDLNTIGNVNFDYARNYNPLTDLLLIIKSFWKLGV, encoded by the coding sequence TTGAAGAAACTTAGCATTGTCATCGTCAACTACAATGTACGTCACTTTTTAGAACAGACGTTACATTCTGTATTTAACGCCTTGCACAATATTGATGCAGAGGTATTTGTCGTCGACAATAACTCTGTTGATGGATCTGTGGATATGGTCCGCAAGCTTTTCCCACAAGTCAAATTAATAGCAAACAAGCATAATTCTGGATTTTCAAAGGCTAACAATCAAGCCATTCGCCAGGCTACTGGAGAGTATATACTTTTGCTTAACCCTGACACAATAGTTCAGGAAGACACTTTCAGGAAGTGTATAGACTTTATGGACGCCCACCCGGAAGGTGGCGGACTAGGGGTAAAAATGCTCGACGGCCAAGGCAGATTTTTGCCTGAATCCAAAAGGGGGCTTCCCTCTCCAGAAGTTGCCTTCTATAAAATATTCGGTTTAGCAGCCCTTTTTCCAAAATCTAAACGTTTTGGAAAATACCACTTAGGATACCTTGACGAAAACCAAACGCATGAGGTAGACATACTTTCTGGCGCATACATGTTCTTAAGAAAGGAAACCTTAGACAAGATAGGCCTGTTGGAAGAAGAGTACTTCATGTATGGCGAAGACATAGACCTCTCTTGGAGAATAATTTTAGGTGGTTATAAAAACTACTATTTTCCTGAAACCAGGATTATCCACTATAAAGGAGAAAGCACCAAAAAGACCAGTATCAACTACGTCTTTATTTTTTATAAGGCAATGATCATTTTTGCCAGCAAATATTTTTCTAGCAGAAATGCCAAACTATTTTCTTTTCTTATACACTCGGCCATCTACTTCCGTGCGTCCTTGTCCATAATAAAAAGGTTTATAGACAAAACTATCATTCCCATAGCAGATTTCACCGTTACTTTAGGTGGTTTTTATCTACTTAAAAACTTTTGGGAAATTAACTATAAACAGCAGCCCAACTATTTTCCGGAAGAACTGATGCTGTATGCGGCCCCGCTATACTGCCTTATTTGGCAAGGGTCGACTTATTTCACAGGAGGGTATAAACGCGGGAGCAGCCTCTTCAAGATATTTCAAGGGGTAATTATCGGGACTATCATTATTTCTGCTTTTTCAAACTTCTTTGACAGCTATAGATTTTCCAGGGCTTTGATCCTTTTAGGCAGTGTTTGGGGCTTTGCAGCCATGGCAGGAATAAGAATGCTAGCCCACTACAAAACATATAGAAACTTCAGGATTGGGGAAACAGGCAAGAACATTTTGCTCATAGGTAGCGAAACAGAAAGCATTCGTATTATCGAGCGCATTAAGGAAACACGTCCAGCATGGAATATTACCGGTTTTATAAGCCCAGGCCCGGAAGATGTAAAAAATGACTTATGCTTAGGCACGGTTCAGCAAATAGAAGAAATTATTGATATTCATAAAATCAATGAAATCCTCTTTTGCAGCAAAGACTTACCGGCCCACCAAATCATTGAACTGATGTCTGGCATTGATGTCCGCAACCTTCAGTTTAAAATTATACCTGGAGAAAGCAACTATATTATAGGCAGCAGCTCGCGCGACACGCAAGGAGATTTCTTTACCCTAAACCTTGAACTAAACATTTCAAGCAAGGTAAACCTCAGAAAAAAGCGTTTCTTGGACTTGGGCATAAGCTGTGTTTTATTAGTTTTTTCTCCTATAATAATGTGGTTTTTCAATAAGCCTTTAAAGTTTATAGGCAATATATTCTCCGTGTTCAGCGGCAAATATTCATGGGTCGGTTATGAGGGAACCGGCGACAGAACATTGCCTACGATAAAAAAAGGAATTATTTCACCTGCAAGTGTCCTTCCTCCACATAAACGGGACCTGAACACTATAGGAAATGTCAATTTTGATTACGCAAGGAACTACAATCCTTTAACCGATTTACTATTAATCATAAAATCATTTTGGAAATTAGGTGTCTGA
- the recR gene encoding recombination mediator RecR has protein sequence MNFPSRLIENAVNEISKLPGIGKKTALRLALHLLKENEEKSIALASAITDLRTKTQYCRACHNISDAELCNVCASTRRDRSTICVVEDTRDVLAIENTSQYHGLYHILGGVISPIEGIGPSDLHLESLLGRVNQSSELKEIILALSPTMEGDTTAFYITKRLKGLNIKVSTIARGIPVGGELEFTDEVTLGRSIISRTSFGQTDSH, from the coding sequence ATGAATTTTCCTTCCCGGCTTATAGAAAATGCGGTCAACGAAATCTCAAAACTGCCGGGTATCGGCAAAAAAACAGCATTGAGACTGGCTTTGCATTTACTGAAGGAAAATGAAGAAAAATCTATTGCCCTAGCCTCGGCAATAACAGACTTGCGGACAAAAACGCAATATTGCCGAGCGTGCCATAATATCTCTGATGCAGAGCTATGCAATGTGTGCGCAAGTACCCGAAGAGACCGGAGTACTATATGTGTGGTTGAAGATACACGCGATGTATTGGCCATTGAAAACACATCGCAATACCATGGTCTTTACCATATTCTAGGAGGCGTCATATCACCTATAGAAGGTATTGGCCCTTCGGACTTGCATTTGGAGTCTCTTCTCGGACGTGTAAATCAGTCTTCTGAACTGAAAGAGATCATCCTTGCCCTGAGCCCAACCATGGAAGGTGATACGACTGCTTTTTATATCACCAAAAGGCTTAAGGGCTTAAACATAAAAGTTTCGACAATAGCCAGAGGTATCCCTGTCGGCGGGGAACTAGAATTTACAGATGAGGTTACATTAGGAAGAAGTATCATAAGCCGTACAAGCTTCGGACAAACGGACAGCCATTGA
- a CDS encoding ATP-dependent Clp protease adaptor ClpS — translation MNKFYSVNPFHQEDSDVLEEVNSSEHFELVVFNDDVNTFDHVIETLIKVCKHTREQAEQCTMIIHYKGKCSVKIGTFEELTPMRQGICDKGISAEIV, via the coding sequence ATGAATAAATTTTATAGCGTCAACCCATTTCATCAGGAAGATTCAGATGTGTTGGAAGAAGTAAACTCTTCAGAACACTTTGAACTGGTGGTTTTCAATGACGATGTCAATACTTTTGACCATGTTATTGAAACGCTGATTAAAGTTTGCAAACATACAAGAGAACAAGCTGAGCAGTGTACAATGATCATTCATTACAAAGGCAAATGTTCAGTAAAAATCGGAACCTTCGAAGAGCTAACCCCTATGCGTCAAGGCATATGTGACAAAGGCATTTCTGCGGAAATCGTCTAA